One Cohnella candidum genomic region harbors:
- a CDS encoding amidohydrolase family protein: protein MNDTHTHFIPPQAMDWLLDNSMRVNAQFRKQPGKADFLSVNGKWEFELKEAFVNPELYLAEQREAGILHSLVSPIPQLFLYDFAPEITLELSRCYNDGMADWVGNHRDRLSALATLPMNDPESAALELERAMGHGLRGAIVASSWSGKLLSDEAFAPFWETADRLRAIVFVHPLLCEDPRLRQKMLPNLIGVPWETTVCATALLLNGYAERYPGAKILLAHGGGFMPYQIGRLSKGCEQWPAVAASLSESPIDAVKRFWYDSVLWSESSLHHLVRTAGIDRVTQGTDYPFDLCEWPPAKLVRNGFDSLMKV, encoded by the coding sequence ATGAACGATACCCATACGCATTTCATTCCTCCGCAGGCGATGGACTGGCTGCTCGATAACAGCATGAGGGTGAACGCCCAGTTTCGGAAGCAGCCGGGCAAGGCGGATTTTCTCAGCGTGAACGGCAAGTGGGAGTTCGAGCTGAAGGAAGCCTTCGTGAATCCGGAGCTCTATCTGGCGGAGCAGCGCGAGGCCGGTATCCTGCACTCGCTCGTATCGCCGATTCCGCAGCTTTTCCTGTACGATTTCGCGCCGGAAATCACGCTGGAGCTGTCGCGCTGCTATAACGACGGCATGGCGGATTGGGTGGGGAATCATCGGGACCGGCTTTCCGCGCTCGCCACATTGCCGATGAACGATCCGGAATCCGCCGCGCTTGAGCTCGAACGGGCGATGGGCCACGGGCTTCGCGGGGCGATCGTCGCCTCTTCGTGGTCGGGAAAGCTGCTGAGCGACGAAGCGTTCGCGCCCTTCTGGGAGACGGCGGACCGGCTGCGGGCCATCGTGTTCGTCCATCCGCTGCTTTGCGAGGACCCGCGCCTGCGGCAGAAAATGCTTCCGAATCTGATCGGCGTACCGTGGGAAACGACGGTGTGCGCCACCGCCTTGCTGCTGAATGGATACGCCGAACGTTACCCGGGCGCGAAAATCCTTCTGGCACACGGCGGCGGCTTCATGCCGTACCAGATCGGTCGGTTGTCCAAAGGCTGCGAGCAATGGCCGGCCGTGGCGGCTTCGCTCAGCGAATCGCCGATCGATGCAGTCAAACGCTTCTGGTACGACTCCGTGCTGTGGAGCGAAAGCTCCCTGCACCACTTGGTGCGTACCGCAGGCATTGATCGAGTGACGCAAGGGACCGATTATCCCTTCGATTTGTGCGAGTGGCCGCCGGCGAAGCTGGTCCGAAACGGGTTTGACTCTTTGATGAAAGTTTGA
- a CDS encoding MFS transporter has product MEKRKGWRTYENGLVLMMFIVFGLVFFERLNILYLFPYMAPDLGMNNTQIGLTVGVLGIAWAISTMVFSSLSDFIGSKKGMLVVFILIFSVATFLGGLVGSLGSLLLVRAFMGAAEGPVVPLIQSIVAAESTPRRRGFNMGLIQSASNLFGSALAPVIAIGLATAISWRSAFYVTAIPAFVMALVLMKFLRKPVIHPEAVGPEENSKPTRKEFFQLLKRRNIWLGMILSVGNIMFLLSIATYLPNLLIDEAKYSDGASSAALGLFGLLIFIGQAAAPAISDRIGRKPTLILFSFVAIFLPIAIILFYQNYAVLLVCLIVLALGNGYQPLVVAIIPAESVPRKFAASSIAILLLVAELIGGTLGPVLSGVLADNFGLSASMWIPIGAAIAVFLCSFGVRETAPVKVQHAVPPHPDVTV; this is encoded by the coding sequence ATGGAGAAAAGAAAAGGATGGCGGACGTACGAAAACGGCTTGGTTCTGATGATGTTCATCGTATTCGGTCTCGTGTTCTTCGAACGGCTGAACATTCTGTACCTGTTCCCGTACATGGCGCCCGATTTGGGCATGAACAACACACAGATCGGTTTGACCGTCGGGGTGCTTGGCATCGCTTGGGCCATCTCGACGATGGTGTTCTCCAGTTTGTCCGATTTCATCGGCTCCAAAAAAGGCATGCTGGTCGTCTTCATCCTGATCTTCTCCGTCGCCACGTTCCTGGGAGGACTCGTCGGCTCGCTCGGTTCGCTGCTGCTCGTGCGGGCATTCATGGGAGCCGCGGAAGGCCCGGTCGTGCCGCTCATTCAATCGATCGTCGCGGCCGAGTCGACGCCGCGGCGCAGAGGCTTCAACATGGGACTGATTCAAAGCGCGTCCAATCTGTTCGGCAGTGCCTTGGCACCGGTCATCGCCATCGGGTTGGCCACCGCGATCAGTTGGCGAAGCGCCTTCTATGTCACGGCCATACCGGCGTTCGTGATGGCCCTCGTGCTCATGAAGTTTCTGCGCAAGCCGGTTATCCATCCTGAGGCGGTCGGCCCGGAGGAAAACTCGAAGCCGACGCGGAAAGAGTTTTTCCAGCTGTTAAAACGGAGGAACATTTGGCTCGGGATGATTCTGTCGGTAGGCAACATCATGTTCTTGCTCAGCATTGCCACGTATCTGCCTAACCTTCTGATCGACGAGGCGAAATACAGCGACGGCGCCAGCTCGGCCGCGCTGGGCTTGTTCGGTCTCCTGATCTTCATCGGACAAGCGGCGGCACCGGCGATCTCCGACCGGATCGGCCGCAAGCCGACGCTGATCTTGTTCTCGTTCGTCGCCATTTTCCTGCCGATCGCGATCATCCTGTTCTATCAAAACTACGCCGTTCTTCTCGTTTGCCTGATCGTTCTGGCGCTCGGCAACGGCTATCAACCGCTCGTCGTCGCGATCATTCCCGCCGAATCCGTGCCGCGTAAATTCGCGGCCTCCTCAATCGCGATTCTGCTGCTCGTGGCTGAGCTTATCGGAGGTACGCTGGGTCCGGTCTTATCGGGCGTGCTCGCCGACAACTTCGGCCTTTCCGCTTCGATGTGGATTCCCATCGGAGCCGCGATCGCGGTGTTCCTTTGCTCGTTCGGTGTCCGCGAGACCGCACCGGTTAAGGTGCAACATGCGGTGCCGCCGCATCCGGACGTGACCGTATAG
- the pobA gene encoding 4-hydroxybenzoate 3-monooxygenase, giving the protein MGITRTQVAIIGAGPAGLLLAHQLHQIGIESVIVESRTREEIEGTIRAGVLEQGTVDLMNRLGVGDRMMKEGHFHEGFELRFNGKGHRINAHELTQGKYITVYAQHEVIKDLVAARLRQGGTIHFNVGDVSLHDVDGSSPKIRFRPDKDGELQEIHCDFIAGCDGFHGPSRPAIPQSIRTEYQKLYPFGWLGILTEAPPSALELIYANHDRGFALLSTRSPQIQRLYLQVDAKDDIANWSDDRIWSELHTRLETREGFNLIEGPIFQKGIVSMRSFVCDPMQYGRLFLAGDAAHIVPPTGAKGLNLAAADTQFLVRGLEAYYKQGRPDLLERYTEVCLRRVWKAERFSMFMTNLLHRNFDHSPFERQIQLAELDYVTSSRAASVSLAENYVGLPMQYD; this is encoded by the coding sequence ATGGGGATCACGCGTACGCAAGTCGCAATCATCGGAGCCGGTCCGGCGGGTTTGCTCCTCGCGCATCAGCTTCATCAGATCGGCATCGAATCCGTCATCGTCGAGTCCCGGACCCGCGAGGAGATCGAGGGAACGATCCGCGCCGGCGTGCTGGAGCAAGGAACCGTTGACTTGATGAACCGTCTGGGCGTCGGGGATCGGATGATGAAGGAAGGCCATTTCCACGAAGGGTTCGAGCTGCGATTCAACGGTAAAGGACACCGGATCAACGCGCACGAACTGACCCAAGGAAAGTACATCACCGTCTACGCGCAGCATGAGGTGATCAAAGACTTGGTCGCGGCTCGCTTGCGGCAGGGGGGGACGATACACTTCAACGTCGGGGACGTAAGTCTGCACGACGTGGACGGCTCGTCGCCGAAAATCCGTTTCCGCCCCGACAAGGATGGAGAGCTTCAGGAAATCCATTGCGATTTCATCGCCGGATGCGACGGCTTTCACGGTCCGAGTCGGCCCGCGATTCCGCAATCGATCCGCACGGAATATCAGAAGCTGTATCCGTTCGGGTGGCTCGGCATCCTGACGGAAGCCCCACCCTCCGCGCTGGAGCTGATATACGCCAACCATGATCGAGGCTTCGCGCTCCTCAGCACGCGTTCTCCGCAAATTCAGCGGCTCTACCTGCAGGTCGACGCCAAGGATGACATCGCGAACTGGTCGGACGACCGGATTTGGAGCGAGCTGCACACGCGGCTGGAAACCAGGGAGGGGTTCAACCTCATTGAAGGCCCGATTTTCCAGAAGGGTATCGTGTCGATGCGCAGCTTCGTCTGCGATCCGATGCAATACGGCAGGTTATTCTTGGCCGGGGACGCGGCCCATATCGTTCCGCCGACTGGGGCGAAGGGTTTGAACTTGGCGGCGGCGGATACGCAATTCCTGGTCAGAGGGCTTGAGGCTTATTACAAGCAAGGCCGGCCGGATCTGCTCGAGCGTTATACCGAAGTTTGCCTGCGGAGAGTATGGAAGGCCGAGCGGTTCTCCATGTTCATGACGAACTTGCTGCATCGGAATTTCGACCATTCGCCGTTCGAGAGGCAAATCCAGCTCGCGGAGCTGGACTACGTGACATCGTCTAGGGCGGCGTCGGTGAGTCTTGCGGAAAATTACGTCGGTTTGCCGATGCAGTATGACTGA
- a CDS encoding 4-oxalocrotonate tautomerase, translated as MPIINIQLMEGRPPEKIKSLIVKVTDAVAEELNSPKDRIRVLVSEVPKTHWGIGGVPASDIPNR; from the coding sequence ATGCCGATCATTAACATTCAACTCATGGAAGGCCGCCCGCCGGAGAAAATCAAGTCGTTGATCGTGAAAGTCACCGATGCGGTGGCCGAGGAATTGAATTCGCCGAAGGACCGGATCCGGGTGCTCGTCTCGGAAGTACCGAAGACGCACTGGGGAATCGGCGGCGTACCGGCCTCCGACATTCCGAACCGGTAA
- a CDS encoding 2-keto-4-pentenoate hydratase translates to MDRDEIRKLGLYLLDAQENRREVPKITNDYPDLTVGDAYEVQEQIVHRKLEQGLRIVGPKMGLTSQAKMKQMGVNDPIYGYIFDNMVESGPDISLSRYIHPKVEAEIAFVLGEDIQGPGITAAQVLSATRYVLPALEIIDSRYENFQFTLPDVIADNASSSGVVFGSVIKRPDELELDLLGVTLSINGVIKDLGAGAAVVGHPAASVAMLANMLARKGLKLRAGEVILTGGITGALLLSEGDVVTARFDGLGSIEFTVKA, encoded by the coding sequence ATGGATAGAGACGAAATACGCAAGTTAGGCCTTTATTTGCTGGACGCCCAGGAAAACCGCAGGGAAGTCCCCAAAATCACGAACGACTACCCGGACCTGACGGTCGGCGACGCCTATGAAGTGCAAGAGCAAATCGTGCACAGGAAACTGGAGCAGGGGCTGCGGATCGTAGGTCCGAAAATGGGGCTGACGAGCCAAGCGAAAATGAAGCAGATGGGCGTGAACGACCCGATTTACGGCTATATCTTCGACAATATGGTTGAATCCGGACCGGATATTTCGCTGTCCCGCTATATTCACCCCAAAGTGGAAGCCGAAATCGCGTTCGTGCTCGGAGAAGACATCCAGGGTCCGGGAATTACGGCTGCACAAGTGCTCTCGGCGACGAGATATGTACTGCCGGCGCTAGAGATCATCGACAGCCGCTACGAGAATTTCCAATTCACGCTGCCGGACGTGATCGCGGACAACGCTTCTTCATCCGGCGTCGTGTTCGGTTCGGTTATCAAACGTCCGGACGAATTGGAGCTCGATTTGCTGGGCGTGACGCTCAGCATCAACGGCGTGATCAAGGACCTGGGTGCCGGAGCCGCCGTCGTCGGCCATCCTGCCGCTTCCGTTGCGATGCTCGCCAACATGCTCGCACGCAAGGGATTAAAGCTGAGGGCCGGGGAAGTTATCCTCACCGGCGGCATCACGGGCGCGCTGCTGCTGAGCGAAGGCGACGTCGTGACCGCCCGGTTTGACGGGCTCGGATCCATCGAATTTACCGTGAAAGCCTGA